A DNA window from Aminipila luticellarii contains the following coding sequences:
- a CDS encoding AAA family ATPase has product MFESIYKLKLKGAAFAEETILPLFSDSKDRISLIYGKNGTGKSTISKAVLKASGRLMEELSEASLLDEQGQIVALPQNPDEQRVYVFNEDYVQENIRLKEDGLQTIIMFGQQVDLDNQITAAQAEFDAAEIARQQQEENYKQYSDSSLVTAPRYYIAKMNLALSGDNHWAGRIRVIDSSRRRNASVTDNTYAEVIFNKPTKSSEELQQEFNEKLAILRKAEAGTGKITTPVKSDLKISLIEEDAITLLAGQIEHPELNKREEYLISLIEDGKSNWLSQMDTEFSNEETVACPFCLQPIDAEYRVSLSDSIRKVLSRIVEEHKDALNRLIVSKIVIDFQPYVDLHSDVLEDCKAKLQQLNDTIEGFNARIQEKIDKPFTPIILNSIDIQEKRKVLNGALFVLEQIRTNYNKPFESTALLRNDLFKLNDNIAYYEILDFYNSFINQDAKAKEAKEKCDAMIIASQQKKTALDALNDLKKSVSIALEIINSSLRYVFFANGRLEVHCEDECYKLYSNGCQVKPSDVSVGERNILALCYFFTEILRQQEERKSYCEEMFLLIDDPISSFDRENKIGIMSLLKAKLNAIICANINSRIVLLTHDIQAFFDLQKICDEVKNNANRIHGNRIGSYKLWELQQKSLVDFKYKKSNEYSSMLNQVFVFGCSAPIAQEMTIGNTMRRVLETYSTFFYKKGIDDVSCDETILSALSDQSYKKYFENLMYRLVLNGESHMEERVRGGSDTDFVEMLTMAEKKKTARDIVSFIYLLNPTHVMAHLQEHPDAELTINNWCEDIKALNL; this is encoded by the coding sequence ATGTTTGAAAGTATTTATAAACTAAAGCTTAAAGGTGCAGCTTTTGCTGAGGAGACTATACTGCCGTTGTTTTCTGATTCCAAAGACCGGATTTCGTTGATTTATGGTAAAAATGGAACAGGTAAAAGTACCATATCAAAAGCGGTATTAAAGGCATCTGGTAGATTGATGGAAGAATTGTCAGAGGCAAGCTTGCTTGATGAACAAGGCCAAATTGTAGCCCTTCCTCAAAATCCTGATGAACAGAGAGTGTATGTTTTTAATGAGGATTATGTTCAGGAGAACATTCGCCTGAAAGAAGATGGCTTGCAAACAATCATTATGTTTGGCCAGCAGGTGGATTTAGATAATCAAATAACTGCAGCACAGGCTGAATTTGATGCGGCTGAAATTGCACGCCAGCAACAAGAAGAAAATTACAAGCAATACTCGGATTCGTCATTAGTAACAGCTCCTAGATATTACATAGCCAAAATGAATCTCGCATTATCTGGAGACAACCACTGGGCTGGGCGTATAAGGGTGATTGACAGTTCGCGTAGGAGAAATGCGTCTGTAACCGATAATACATACGCTGAGGTTATCTTCAATAAGCCGACCAAATCGTCTGAAGAACTACAGCAAGAGTTTAACGAAAAGCTTGCGATTTTACGAAAGGCAGAAGCTGGAACAGGGAAAATCACTACTCCCGTGAAGTCGGATTTAAAAATATCTCTAATAGAGGAAGATGCTATCACTCTTCTTGCTGGGCAGATCGAACATCCTGAATTGAATAAGAGAGAGGAATATTTGATTTCTTTAATTGAAGACGGAAAAAGTAACTGGCTTAGTCAAATGGATACAGAATTTTCGAATGAAGAGACAGTGGCGTGCCCATTTTGCCTTCAACCGATAGATGCAGAATACAGAGTTTCACTTTCTGATAGCATTAGAAAAGTATTGTCCAGAATAGTTGAAGAACATAAGGATGCCTTGAATAGACTGATTGTCAGTAAAATTGTAATTGATTTTCAGCCATATGTGGATTTGCATTCAGATGTATTAGAAGATTGTAAAGCAAAATTGCAACAGCTTAATGATACAATTGAAGGATTTAACGCCAGAATTCAAGAGAAGATTGATAAGCCTTTCACCCCGATAATTTTGAATTCAATTGATATACAAGAAAAAAGGAAAGTTCTTAATGGTGCACTGTTTGTTCTTGAACAGATTCGAACAAACTATAATAAGCCATTTGAAAGCACAGCATTATTGCGAAATGACTTGTTTAAGTTAAATGATAATATTGCATACTATGAGATTCTTGATTTCTACAATTCGTTTATTAATCAAGATGCAAAAGCAAAAGAAGCAAAGGAAAAATGTGATGCTATGATCATTGCTTCACAACAAAAGAAGACGGCATTGGATGCATTAAATGACCTGAAAAAGAGTGTTAGCATTGCACTCGAAATCATTAATTCTAGTCTGAGGTATGTATTCTTTGCAAATGGCAGGTTGGAAGTACATTGTGAAGATGAGTGCTACAAATTGTATTCAAATGGATGTCAAGTGAAGCCAAGTGATGTATCAGTTGGTGAAAGAAATATTCTTGCTCTTTGCTACTTCTTTACAGAGATACTCCGTCAGCAAGAAGAGAGAAAATCGTATTGTGAAGAAATGTTTCTATTGATAGATGATCCCATATCTAGCTTTGACCGCGAGAACAAAATCGGAATCATGTCTTTATTAAAAGCAAAACTCAACGCGATAATATGTGCGAATATCAATTCTAGGATTGTGCTGTTAACCCATGACATCCAAGCCTTTTTTGATTTACAGAAAATTTGTGATGAAGTGAAGAACAATGCGAATAGAATTCATGGAAATAGGATTGGATCTTATAAACTTTGGGAATTACAACAGAAATCATTAGTTGATTTTAAGTACAAAAAAAGTAATGAATATTCAAGTATGCTTAATCAAGTATTTGTTTTTGGCTGTTCTGCACCTATAGCTCAAGAAATGACTATTGGAAATACAATGCGAAGAGTATTGGAGACATATTCAACATTTTTCTATAAAAAGGGTATCGACGATGTGTCTTGTGATGAAACGATACTAAGCGCATTATCAGATCAAAGCTACAAGAAATATTTTGAAAACCTTATGTATAGATTAGTGTTGAACGGTGAAAGCCACATGGAAGAAAGGGTGCGAGGCGGCTCTGATACTGATTTTGTGGAAATGCTTACCATGGCTGAAAAGAAAAAAACTGCAAGAGATATAGTTTCGTTTATATATCTTTTGAATCCTACACATGTCATGGCGCATCTTCAGGAGCATCCGGATGCTGAATTAACTATTAATAACTGGTGTGAAGATATTAAAGCATTGAACTTGTAA
- a CDS encoding PF20097 family protein → MICPICGKEMTKGGIILSGIKLDGEFTWYSQNEFDKKGLKAWDRSNRKNIDAKRSLMGEEKFNNAYFCESCNKIVGIFTINI, encoded by the coding sequence ATGATTTGTCCGATTTGTGGAAAAGAAATGACTAAAGGCGGTATAATCCTTAGCGGGATAAAATTAGATGGGGAATTTACATGGTATTCACAAAATGAGTTTGATAAAAAAGGGCTAAAAGCCTGGGACAGAAGTAATAGAAAAAACATAGATGCTAAGAGAAGCTTAATGGGTGAAGAAAAGTTTAATAATGCGTATTTCTGTGAATCCTGCAATAAAATTGTAGGTATATTTACTATTAATATATAG